One part of the Deinococcus depolymerans genome encodes these proteins:
- a CDS encoding DegV family protein, which translates to MTIAIVTDSTSDLNAALCAQVGVTSVPLYVLFDGKMHKDGLEITPGDLFAGLKAGKKTPSTSQPSPAEFAAAYTEALKTADEVLSIHISGQMSGTVGSARLAAQEFGGKVTVVDSRSVSMGLGLRVLRAAELAHQGLSVPQIVEKLEALQKVADIRFTVDTLDFLRINGRIGGGQALLGSLLNIKPILVVKDGRVDSGGRVRGHKKAMSDIVDHVKKYVAQHGGARVAVMCTPGGEEFVKEVRAGLSDVAFEDMGDHMIGAVVATHAGPGTVGVTLEPLHA; encoded by the coding sequence ATGACCATTGCAATCGTCACGGATTCCACGAGTGACCTGAACGCCGCCCTGTGCGCCCAGGTGGGTGTGACCAGCGTGCCGCTGTACGTGCTGTTCGACGGCAAGATGCACAAAGACGGGCTGGAGATCACGCCCGGCGACCTGTTCGCAGGCCTGAAGGCCGGGAAGAAGACGCCCAGTACCAGCCAGCCCAGCCCGGCCGAGTTCGCGGCGGCGTACACCGAGGCGCTGAAGACGGCGGACGAGGTGCTGAGCATTCACATCAGCGGGCAGATGTCCGGCACCGTGGGCAGCGCCCGCCTCGCCGCGCAGGAGTTCGGCGGGAAGGTCACGGTCGTGGACAGCCGCTCGGTCAGCATGGGCCTGGGCCTGCGTGTCCTGCGGGCCGCCGAACTGGCCCACCAGGGCCTGAGCGTGCCGCAGATCGTGGAGAAACTCGAGGCGCTGCAGAAGGTCGCGGACATCCGCTTCACGGTGGACACCCTGGACTTCCTGCGCATCAACGGCCGCATCGGGGGCGGGCAGGCGCTGCTGGGGAGCCTGCTGAACATCAAACCCATCCTGGTCGTCAAGGACGGCCGCGTCGATTCCGGCGGGCGCGTGCGCGGCCACAAGAAGGCCATGTCGGACATCGTGGATCACGTGAAGAAGTACGTCGCTCAGCACGGCGGGGCGCGCGTGGCGGTCATGTGCACGCCCGGCGGCGAGGAATTCGTCAAGGAGGTCCGCGCGGGCCTGAGCGACGTGGCCTTCGAGGACATGGGAGACCACATGATCGGCGCCGTGGTCGCCACGCACGCCGGCCCCGGCACGGTGGGCGTGACCCTGGAACCCCTGCACGCCTGA
- a CDS encoding heterodisulfide reductase-related iron-sulfur binding cluster, whose protein sequence is MLPLIHQVLFFIFALIAGGFGLWGFYRLYRRVARGAPASEDRAGNPVQRVLYALRVSLTQERTFRRRTTISVLHAFIFYGFVYYLLVNVVDGLEGYIPFHIYSKDSPLLAGYNFLADLLSMLVLVGVVSLLIRRLFLPSKRDFRFTDKTLLHPLLRANYILRDSLIVSSFITFHVGSRVLGNAAKMAEEARTLGGYDAFQPFSSALGRLLFGGASEQAIEGWRVFGYWGALGSVLAFLAYFPFTKHIHIFMAPLNYALKRPVGSGVLPPMKGLEEAMEAEETKLGVEKLEDLEWPRLLDAYSCIQCNRCQDVCPANATGKALSPAALEINKRMELNVIAAHPSPFTLKPAPFEGGASTAHPLLEFAINEESVWACTTCGACMQVCPVQDEQMLDIIDIRRHQVMVAGEFPPQLQTAFRGMERASNPWGISRDKRMEWAEGLKVPTIDENPEPDVIYWVGCAASYDPGAQKVARSFVQLLDKAGVNYAVLGKKEACTGDSARRAGNEFLYQTLAQENVETLNTVAPKLIVATCPHCMNAIGNEYRQLGGDYRTIHHTEYLETLVAAGKLPLAQLAENVTYHDPCYLGRHNGVYDAPRSLITQMAGEVLDLERSRENSFCCGAGGAQFWKEEEEGSERISDNRFRELQTRLDSAKAASDEFEQTGKVVAVGCPFCKAMMNSTPEKQKRDDIIVKDVAELMLESVQRADGTWQQAAPTGPVADATPLEQPEVVSAPNAQTPMDRTGDRPGTGAPAAVVGETSAAVINAQPGSPDATQGTQPEAQAAHPEATARKSWKPKATSADDVTPAAAAPSTDAPARKSWKPKAGDDVSATPVAPAPAATADPAPTTPATDAPVRKAWAPKAKADDVNPVPVAQPDLTAATPVSPAPGPDAPARKAWAPKAKAEATPAPATTEPTAPAAPSAAAPAAAPAAGERKKWAPKGQPVSAAPVAEAAGTGVAEPAPQAAPAPAVTPEATAPAAPAATGERKKWAPKAAAAPASTPEVQAAAPEPTATGPSTQPITEHVHLEQVGENLLEEGQGATSEPGAGGRKKWQPRKKS, encoded by the coding sequence TGCGCGTTTCCCTCACCCAGGAACGCACCTTCCGCCGCCGCACCACCATCAGCGTGCTGCACGCCTTCATCTTCTACGGCTTCGTGTACTACCTGCTCGTGAACGTCGTGGACGGCCTCGAAGGGTACATTCCCTTCCACATCTACTCCAAGGACAGCCCGCTGCTCGCCGGGTACAACTTCCTGGCCGACCTGCTCAGCATGCTGGTCCTCGTGGGCGTCGTCAGCCTGCTGATCCGCCGCCTGTTCCTGCCCAGCAAACGCGACTTCCGCTTCACCGACAAGACGCTGCTGCACCCCCTGCTCAGGGCGAACTACATCCTGCGCGACAGCCTGATCGTCTCGTCGTTCATCACCTTCCACGTGGGCAGCCGCGTGCTCGGCAACGCCGCCAAGATGGCCGAGGAAGCCCGCACACTCGGCGGGTACGACGCCTTCCAGCCGTTCAGCAGCGCCCTGGGCCGCCTGCTGTTCGGCGGAGCCAGCGAGCAGGCCATCGAGGGCTGGCGCGTCTTCGGTTACTGGGGGGCGCTCGGCAGCGTCCTGGCATTCCTGGCGTACTTCCCGTTCACGAAGCACATCCACATCTTCATGGCGCCCCTGAACTACGCCCTGAAGCGCCCCGTCGGCAGCGGCGTCCTGCCCCCCATGAAGGGCCTGGAGGAGGCCATGGAGGCCGAGGAAACCAAGCTGGGCGTCGAGAAACTCGAGGACCTGGAATGGCCGCGCCTGCTCGACGCTTACTCCTGCATCCAGTGCAACCGCTGCCAGGACGTCTGCCCGGCCAACGCGACCGGCAAGGCCCTGAGCCCCGCCGCGCTGGAAATCAACAAACGCATGGAACTGAACGTGATCGCGGCGCACCCCAGCCCCTTCACCCTGAAACCCGCACCCTTCGAGGGCGGCGCGAGCACCGCGCACCCCCTGCTGGAATTCGCCATCAACGAGGAATCGGTCTGGGCCTGCACCACCTGCGGCGCCTGCATGCAGGTCTGCCCCGTGCAGGACGAGCAGATGCTCGACATCATCGACATCCGCCGCCACCAGGTCATGGTCGCCGGCGAGTTCCCCCCGCAACTCCAGACCGCCTTCCGCGGCATGGAACGCGCCAGCAACCCCTGGGGCATCAGCCGCGACAAGCGCATGGAATGGGCCGAGGGGCTGAAGGTCCCCACCATCGACGAGAACCCGGAACCCGACGTCATCTACTGGGTGGGCTGCGCCGCCAGTTACGACCCCGGCGCGCAGAAGGTCGCCCGTTCCTTCGTGCAGCTGCTCGACAAGGCCGGCGTGAACTACGCCGTGCTGGGCAAGAAGGAAGCCTGCACCGGGGACAGCGCCCGCCGCGCCGGGAACGAATTCCTGTACCAGACCCTGGCCCAGGAGAACGTCGAGACGCTGAACACCGTCGCCCCGAAACTGATCGTCGCGACCTGCCCGCACTGCATGAACGCCATCGGCAACGAGTACCGGCAGCTGGGCGGCGACTACCGCACCATCCACCACACCGAGTACCTCGAGACGCTGGTCGCTGCCGGGAAACTGCCCCTGGCGCAGCTCGCGGAGAACGTCACGTACCACGACCCCTGCTACCTGGGCCGCCACAACGGCGTGTACGACGCGCCCCGCAGCCTGATCACCCAGATGGCGGGTGAGGTGCTGGACCTCGAACGCAGCCGCGAGAACTCCTTCTGTTGCGGCGCCGGCGGCGCGCAGTTCTGGAAGGAAGAGGAAGAAGGCTCAGAGCGCATCAGCGACAACCGCTTCCGTGAACTCCAGACCCGCCTGGACAGCGCCAAGGCCGCCAGCGACGAGTTCGAGCAGACCGGCAAGGTCGTCGCCGTCGGCTGCCCGTTCTGCAAGGCCATGATGAACTCCACGCCCGAGAAGCAGAAACGCGACGACATCATCGTCAAGGACGTCGCGGAACTCATGCTGGAAAGCGTGCAGCGCGCCGACGGCACGTGGCAGCAGGCCGCCCCCACCGGCCCCGTGGCGGACGCCACCCCGCTGGAGCAGCCCGAGGTCGTCAGCGCCCCCAACGCGCAGACACCCATGGACCGCACGGGCGACCGCCCCGGCACCGGCGCCCCCGCCGCCGTGGTGGGCGAGACGAGCGCCGCCGTGATCAACGCGCAGCCCGGCAGCCCCGACGCGACCCAGGGCACCCAGCCCGAGGCGCAGGCCGCGCACCCCGAGGCGACCGCCCGCAAGAGCTGGAAACCCAAAGCGACCAGTGCCGACGACGTGACCCCTGCTGCCGCTGCCCCGTCCACCGACGCTCCGGCCCGCAAGAGCTGGAAGCCCAAAGCTGGGGACGATGTGAGTGCCACGCCGGTCGCGCCCGCTCCGGCGGCGACTGCAGATCCGGCTCCCACCACCCCAGCGACCGACGCCCCAGTGCGCAAGGCCTGGGCACCCAAGGCGAAGGCGGATGACGTGAACCCCGTCCCCGTCGCCCAGCCGGATCTGACTGCCGCGACCCCGGTGTCCCCGGCGCCCGGCCCGGACGCGCCCGCCCGCAAGGCCTGGGCGCCCAAGGCCAAAGCAGAGGCGACACCCGCCCCGGCGACCACCGAGCCCACCGCGCCTGCCGCTCCGAGCGCGGCGGCCCCTGCTGCCGCGCCCGCCGCCGGTGAACGGAAGAAGTGGGCGCCGAAGGGCCAGCCGGTCAGTGCCGCTCCCGTGGCCGAAGCTGCCGGAACCGGAGTTGCCGAACCGGCCCCCCAGGCCGCGCCCGCTCCTGCCGTGACACCGGAAGCCACTGCGCCTGCCGCGCCCGCCGCGACCGGCGAGCGGAAGAAGTGGGCTCCGAAAGCTGCGGCGGCTCCGGCTTCCACGCCCGAAGTGCAGGCTGCCGCGCCTGAACCGACCGCAACGGGGCCGAGCACCCAGCCCATCACCGAGCACGTGCACCTTGAGCAGGTCGGAGAGAACCTGCTCGAAGAGGGGCAGGGGGCGACCAGTGAACCGGGCGCCGGGGGCCGCAAGAAGTGGCAGCCCAGGAAGAAGAGCTGA
- a CDS encoding serine hydrolase, producing MPLPSKRRTVRGLRRLLVLLPLLGGCQRPDAAPGAHVTLRQIEPPRVQVQRDVVARDARGCLLPAPSVPKAPPPPFPLSGTLGLWVAEVDPVTLEPLRAVATNPDSVFPLASTYKQAVLWATLRAFDAGTLRPTERFDVARDNQSLGSYPFDGSNVRTLTERMIRNSDNTATDILHRRVGLQAVQDVADSLGLCHTRLILPTRDWWVAQAGLSGTFNGTSRWAGARGPERLRLATLIDADARAYRADYLQRKLDEYFDHRYDPALDLRTHNITTPYEFGTLVAHEFLRSGLSPRAQRWQRDVMALGYGKSALKVTHRQGLRAFGGKGGNGWRLLTYSGYLHTRDDRHVVYVFMQRGADQTYTMPNTRRAFAWINAAMQVVLGPPGPGAAARTGTP from the coding sequence ATGCCGCTGCCGAGCAAGCGCCGGACGGTCCGGGGCCTGCGCCGGCTGCTGGTCCTGCTGCCCCTGCTGGGCGGCTGTCAGCGGCCGGACGCCGCGCCGGGCGCGCACGTCACCCTGCGCCAGATCGAGCCGCCGCGGGTGCAGGTGCAGCGCGACGTGGTCGCCCGCGACGCGCGCGGGTGCCTGCTGCCTGCGCCGTCCGTGCCGAAGGCGCCGCCGCCCCCGTTCCCGCTCAGCGGCACGCTGGGCCTGTGGGTGGCCGAGGTGGACCCCGTGACCCTCGAACCCCTGCGGGCGGTCGCCACCAATCCGGACAGCGTGTTCCCGCTGGCCAGCACGTACAAGCAGGCGGTGCTGTGGGCGACCCTGCGGGCCTTTGACGCCGGAACGCTCCGTCCCACTGAACGTTTCGACGTTGCCCGCGACAACCAGAGCCTGGGCAGTTACCCCTTCGACGGTTCGAACGTGCGGACGCTCACGGAGCGCATGATCCGCAACAGTGACAACACCGCCACCGACATCCTGCACCGCCGCGTGGGCCTGCAGGCCGTGCAGGACGTCGCGGACAGTCTGGGGCTGTGTCACACGCGCCTGATCCTGCCCACCCGCGACTGGTGGGTGGCGCAGGCGGGCCTGTCAGGGACGTTCAACGGCACCTCCCGCTGGGCGGGGGCGCGCGGACCCGAGCGGCTGCGCCTCGCGACGCTGATCGACGCGGACGCCCGGGCGTACCGCGCCGATTACCTGCAACGCAAACTCGACGAGTACTTCGACCACCGCTACGACCCGGCGCTGGACCTGCGCACGCACAACATCACCACGCCTTACGAGTTCGGCACCCTGGTCGCGCATGAGTTCCTGCGCAGCGGCCTGTCCCCCCGTGCGCAGCGGTGGCAGCGGGACGTGATGGCCCTCGGGTACGGGAAGTCCGCGCTGAAGGTCACGCACCGCCAGGGCCTGCGGGCCTTCGGCGGGAAGGGCGGGAACGGCTGGCGGCTCCTGACGTACAGCGGTTACCTGCACACCCGCGACGACCGGCACGTCGTGTACGTCTTCATGCAGCGCGGCGCGGACCAGACGTACACCATGCCGAACACCCGCCGCGCGTTCGCGTGGATCAACGCGGCCATGCAGGTCGTGCTCGGGCCACCCGGACCCGGAGCGGCGGCGCGGACCGGGACGCCCTGA
- a CDS encoding bifunctional oligoribonuclease/PAP phosphatase NrnA, whose protein sequence is MTAQNTASPDYTRDLRQVARTLLEHPGPIVVVSHENPDGDALGSVLGLTRALRALGRHVTAPMTVPRYLSFLPQPGELSAPLDVLPDGALIAVLDVDNNDPSRVAGVTLDGFTGPVVNVDHHGTNARRATALLVDPSRPATALMIADLLDELGVTWTEPLATPLMLGLNTDTGSFRFDSVTPGTFECAARLRAHGARLGWLNDNLGQNPPTYYHLLREVLGTLEFRHGGRVVLARVDQAMLDRAGAAWEDVESYVGLLRSAEGTQLAVMVKDHGDRVKLSMRSRAGFSAQNVAVALGGGGHVPAAGASVAAPFAEVLPALDAAITAELRRLNDQS, encoded by the coding sequence ATGACCGCTCAGAACACCGCCAGTCCCGACTACACCCGCGACCTCCGGCAGGTCGCCCGCACGCTGCTGGAGCATCCGGGCCCCATCGTGGTCGTGTCGCACGAGAACCCGGACGGCGACGCGCTCGGCAGCGTGCTGGGCCTCACGCGGGCCCTGCGCGCCCTGGGCCGCCACGTGACCGCCCCGATGACCGTCCCCCGCTACCTGTCGTTCCTGCCGCAACCGGGCGAACTGAGCGCCCCGCTGGACGTCCTGCCGGACGGCGCCCTGATCGCCGTGCTGGACGTGGACAACAACGACCCGTCCCGCGTGGCGGGCGTGACGCTGGACGGGTTCACGGGTCCGGTCGTGAACGTGGATCACCACGGCACGAACGCCCGGCGCGCCACGGCGCTGCTGGTGGACCCCTCCCGGCCCGCGACGGCCCTGATGATCGCGGACCTGCTCGACGAACTGGGGGTCACGTGGACCGAGCCGCTCGCCACGCCACTGATGCTGGGCCTGAACACCGACACCGGCAGCTTCCGGTTCGACAGCGTCACGCCCGGCACCTTCGAGTGCGCCGCGCGCCTGCGCGCCCACGGCGCCCGCCTGGGCTGGCTGAACGACAACCTGGGCCAGAACCCTCCCACCTACTACCACCTGCTACGCGAGGTGCTGGGCACCCTGGAGTTCCGGCACGGGGGGCGGGTCGTGCTGGCCCGCGTGGACCAGGCGATGCTGGACCGCGCCGGGGCCGCCTGGGAGGACGTGGAATCCTACGTGGGCCTGCTGCGCAGCGCCGAGGGCACGCAGCTGGCCGTGATGGTCAAGGACCACGGCGACCGCGTGAAGCTCTCCATGCGGTCACGCGCGGGCTTCAGCGCGCAGAACGTCGCGGTCGCGCTGGGCGGCGGCGGACACGTCCCGGCAGCCGGAGCGAGCGTCGCCGCGCCCTTCGCGGAGGTCCTGCCGGCCCTCGACGCGGCCATCACCGCCGAGCTGCGCCGCCTGAACGACCAGTCCTGA